One Actinomadura viridis genomic region harbors:
- a CDS encoding STM4015 family protein, with the protein MSITEHLYEFAGLPVAVFDGEEGDEDLPPVAELAWHVRCHVAENGAQLRDFDENFARFLEAVDTTEVTHLIVGWWEYDRDPVAILTAAAARLPNLKALFLGDILDWEHHISWIEQFDLTPLFEAFPGLEHFETRGGKGLRFEPMRNDVLRVLRFESGGLPATAVRSVTASDLPALEHLDLWLGTGLHGRDATLDDLGPILTGERLPALRHLGLQNADFQDEIAEAVASAPVVARLESLNLSMGTLTDRGAEALISGQPLTHLERLDLHHHYLSEAMADRLRAVLPGVELDLDEALGEAPWLASEWDMPGAYVAVAE; encoded by the coding sequence ATGTCCATCACCGAACATCTCTACGAGTTCGCCGGGCTGCCCGTGGCCGTGTTCGACGGTGAGGAGGGTGATGAGGACCTTCCCCCCGTGGCCGAGCTGGCCTGGCACGTCCGCTGCCACGTGGCGGAGAACGGCGCCCAGCTCAGGGACTTCGACGAGAACTTCGCCCGGTTCCTGGAGGCCGTCGACACCACCGAGGTGACCCACCTGATCGTCGGCTGGTGGGAGTACGACCGCGACCCGGTCGCGATCCTGACCGCCGCCGCCGCACGCCTTCCCAACCTGAAGGCGCTCTTCCTCGGCGACATCCTCGACTGGGAGCATCACATCTCCTGGATCGAGCAGTTCGACCTCACACCGCTGTTCGAGGCGTTCCCCGGACTGGAGCACTTCGAGACCCGGGGCGGGAAGGGCCTGCGCTTCGAGCCGATGCGCAACGACGTGCTGAGGGTGCTGCGGTTCGAGTCCGGGGGGCTGCCCGCGACGGCCGTCAGGAGCGTGACCGCCAGCGATCTGCCCGCGCTGGAGCATCTCGACCTGTGGCTGGGCACCGGGCTCCACGGACGGGACGCCACCCTCGACGACCTCGGGCCGATCCTGACCGGCGAGCGCCTTCCCGCGCTGCGCCACCTGGGCCTCCAGAACGCCGACTTCCAGGACGAGATCGCCGAGGCGGTCGCGTCCGCGCCCGTGGTGGCCCGCCTGGAGTCGCTGAACCTGAGCATGGGGACGCTGACCGACCGGGGAGCGGAGGCACTGATCTCGGGGCAGCCGCTCACCCACCTGGAACGGCTCGATCTGCACCACCACTACCTCAGCGAAGCGATGGCGGACCGGCTGCGGGCCGTCCTGCCCGGAGTCGAGCTTGACCTGGACGAGGCCCTGGGGGAGGCGCCCTGGCTGGCGTCGGAGTGGGACATGCCCGGCGCCTACGTCGCGGTGGCGGAATGA
- a CDS encoding RecQ family ATP-dependent DNA helicase: MAGDGREGTAGDGGLREEAERCLRALAGDGARLRDDQWTAIRALVVERRRALVVQRTGWGKSAVYFVATRLLRERGAGPTVIVSPLLALMRNQIDAAGRAGIHARTINSANTDDWRSVFAEVEAGEVDVLLVSPERLNNPDFRDLVLPELAAGAGLVVVDEAHCISDWGHDFRPDYRRLRTLLADLPPGIPVLATTATANARVTQDVAEQLAADDALVLRGALERDSLHLAVVRLPEAERRIAWLGEHLDALPGSGIIYTLTVAAAHEITGYLRDRGYEVAAYSGQTDPAERLQAERDLLDNKLKALVATSALGMGFDKPDLGFIVHVGAPQSPVAYYQQIGRAGRGVDRAEVILLPGAEDRDIWAYFASLAFPPEPVVRATLEALDAAGRPLSTGALEPRVDLNRARLEMMLKVLDVDGAVRRVKGGWTATGTDWVYDRARYERVAAERAREQNAMLEYLGIEGCREEFLRRQLDDPAAGPCGRCDNCTGRHWPAEVSEAGAAQARDRLRRPGVDVAPRRMWPTGVKDDLGVSGRISAAHMAEPGRALGRLTDIGWGNRLRDLFAGGDTEVTDEMFDAVVKVLAAWEWSRRPAGVVTIGSRSRPRLVGGLGRRLAGIGRLPYLGEIVPLGEPVPRRHNSAQRLRSVWHALALPDEVAAAAREADGPVLLVDDRIETGWTMTVAARHLRDAGAPAVLPLVLAVTT; encoded by the coding sequence ATGGCGGGTGACGGGCGCGAGGGCACGGCCGGTGACGGCGGGCTCCGCGAGGAGGCCGAGCGCTGCCTGCGCGCCCTGGCGGGGGACGGCGCCCGGCTGCGCGACGACCAGTGGACGGCGATCCGCGCGCTGGTCGTCGAACGGCGCCGGGCCCTGGTCGTCCAGCGCACCGGCTGGGGCAAGTCCGCGGTCTACTTCGTGGCGACCCGGTTGCTGCGCGAGCGCGGCGCCGGGCCGACGGTGATCGTCTCGCCGCTGCTGGCGCTGATGCGCAACCAGATCGACGCCGCCGGGCGGGCCGGGATCCACGCCCGCACGATCAACTCCGCCAACACCGACGACTGGCGGAGCGTCTTCGCCGAGGTCGAGGCGGGCGAGGTCGACGTGCTGCTGGTGAGCCCCGAGCGCCTCAACAACCCCGACTTCCGCGACCTGGTGCTGCCCGAGCTGGCCGCCGGGGCGGGCCTGGTGGTGGTGGACGAGGCGCACTGCATCTCCGACTGGGGCCATGACTTCCGGCCCGACTACCGACGCCTGCGCACGCTGCTGGCCGACCTGCCGCCGGGCATCCCCGTGCTGGCCACCACCGCGACCGCCAACGCCCGCGTCACCCAGGACGTCGCCGAGCAGCTCGCCGCCGACGACGCGCTGGTGCTGCGCGGCGCGCTCGAACGCGACTCGCTGCACCTGGCCGTCGTACGGCTGCCGGAGGCCGAGCGGAGGATCGCCTGGCTGGGCGAGCACCTCGACGCGCTTCCCGGCTCGGGGATCATCTACACGCTGACCGTCGCCGCCGCCCACGAGATCACCGGCTACCTGCGCGACCGGGGCTACGAGGTGGCCGCCTACTCCGGGCAGACCGACCCGGCCGAGCGGCTCCAGGCCGAGCGCGACCTGCTCGACAACAAGCTCAAGGCCCTGGTCGCCACCAGCGCGCTCGGCATGGGCTTCGACAAGCCCGACCTCGGGTTCATCGTCCATGTGGGCGCCCCGCAGTCGCCGGTGGCCTACTACCAGCAGATCGGCCGTGCCGGACGCGGCGTCGACCGCGCCGAGGTGATCCTGCTGCCGGGCGCGGAGGACCGCGACATCTGGGCCTACTTCGCCAGCCTGGCCTTCCCGCCCGAACCCGTCGTCCGGGCCACCCTGGAGGCCCTGGACGCGGCCGGCCGGCCGCTGTCGACCGGGGCCCTCGAACCGCGGGTCGACCTCAACCGGGCGCGGCTGGAGATGATGCTCAAGGTCCTGGACGTCGACGGGGCGGTGCGCCGCGTCAAGGGCGGCTGGACCGCGACCGGCACCGACTGGGTCTACGACCGGGCGCGTTACGAGCGGGTCGCCGCCGAACGCGCCCGCGAGCAGAACGCGATGCTGGAGTACCTCGGCATCGAGGGCTGCCGGGAGGAGTTCCTGCGCCGCCAGCTCGACGACCCCGCGGCCGGGCCCTGCGGGCGCTGCGACAACTGCACCGGCAGGCACTGGCCGGCCGAGGTCTCCGAGGCCGGCGCGGCCCAGGCCCGCGACCGGCTGCGCCGCCCCGGCGTCGACGTCGCCCCGCGCCGCATGTGGCCCACCGGCGTCAAGGACGATCTGGGCGTGTCCGGCCGCATCTCCGCGGCGCACATGGCCGAGCCGGGCCGCGCGCTGGGGCGCCTCACCGACATCGGCTGGGGCAACCGGCTGCGCGACCTCTTCGCGGGCGGCGACACCGAGGTCACCGACGAGATGTTCGACGCCGTGGTCAAGGTCCTGGCCGCCTGGGAGTGGTCACGCCGCCCGGCCGGGGTCGTGACGATCGGATCCCGGTCCCGCCCGCGCCTGGTCGGCGGGCTGGGGCGGCGCCTGGCCGGGATCGGGCGCCTCCCGTACCTGGGCGAGATCGTCCCGCTGGGCGAGCCGGTGCCCCGCCGCCACAACAGCGCCCAGCGCCTGCGGTCGGTCTGGCACGCCCTGGCCCTCCCCGACGAGGTCGCGGCGGCGGCGCGCGAGGCGGACGGCCCCGTCCTCCTGGTCGACGACCGGATCGAGACCGGCTGGACCATGACGGTGGCGGCCCGGCACCTGCGCGACGCCGGCGCCCCGGCCGTCCTCCCCCTGGTCCTGGCCGTGACCACCTGA
- a CDS encoding STM4013/SEN3800 family hydrolase, producing the protein MYDMNEIVGSHDLLLVTLDTLRYDVAAELAAAGETPTLAGLLPGGRWERRHSPGSFTYAAHAAMLAGFLPTPAAPGPHPRLFAGRFPGSETTAGGTWTFDAADLPTGLAAAGYHTVCVGGVGFFNKLTPLGSVLPGLFAESHWEPEFGVTDPASAAHQIDRVAEVMRRLPSGRRLFLLLNVAALHQPNWFYLDGATREHGDSRASHAAALREVDRHLGRLFDLMRRPCFVIVCSDHGTAYGEDGHTGHRIGHEVVWTVPYGEFVLS; encoded by the coding sequence ATGTACGACATGAATGAGATCGTCGGCAGCCACGATCTGCTGCTGGTGACCCTCGACACGCTGCGCTACGACGTCGCCGCCGAGCTGGCCGCCGCCGGGGAGACGCCGACGCTGGCCGGTCTCCTCCCCGGAGGGCGCTGGGAACGGCGGCACTCCCCGGGGAGCTTCACCTACGCCGCCCACGCGGCGATGCTGGCGGGCTTCCTGCCGACACCGGCCGCTCCCGGCCCGCATCCCCGGCTCTTCGCGGGGCGCTTCCCGGGAAGCGAGACCACCGCCGGCGGGACGTGGACGTTCGACGCGGCCGACCTGCCCACCGGGCTCGCCGCCGCCGGCTACCACACGGTCTGCGTCGGCGGGGTGGGCTTCTTCAACAAGCTCACCCCGCTCGGCTCGGTGCTGCCGGGCCTGTTCGCCGAGAGCCACTGGGAGCCGGAGTTCGGCGTGACCGACCCGGCGTCGGCGGCCCACCAGATCGACCGGGTCGCGGAGGTGATGCGGCGGCTCCCGTCCGGGCGCAGGCTCTTCCTGCTGCTCAACGTGGCCGCGCTCCACCAGCCCAACTGGTTCTACCTGGACGGCGCGACCCGCGAGCACGGCGACTCGCGCGCCAGCCACGCCGCCGCGCTGCGCGAGGTCGACCGGCACCTGGGGCGCCTGTTCGACCTGATGCGGCGCCCCTGCTTCGTCATCGTCTGCTCCGACCACGGGACCGCGTACGGCGAGGACGGCCACACCGGTCACCGCATCGGCCACGAGGTCGTCTGGACCGTTCCGTATGGGGAGTTCGTACTGTCATGA
- a CDS encoding threonine/serine ThrE exporter family protein has product MGRATERLRRTWQVLMDTSPPEPPEDEPGEVVDARAIDLVLRVGELLLASGESTERVNEAMLSIAVAYELPRVEVQVSFTSLLVSAHPGGAALPVTGSRSIRRRTPAYWRLTALHQLVQDASIGMLDLEDAHARLAVIKRGRGPYPAWLLVVSFGLISASASVLVGGGPLVAMTAFVATMLGDRAAAALARRGTPEFFQLLVASAIGASIAVLVIAMGAPGRASTIVTGAILALLPGRPLVASIQDGITGDLVSAGARLLEVFFIIAAIVAGLGVVVYAAVKLDVEVTVAHLPSAPALFQPVPILAAAAVSLAFAVSLAVPKNVLFAAAAGGAAIWTLYVSLLNLQVTGVLASAVSAVVIGLFASMLARHRRAPVLPYVVPAIAPLLPGTLLYRGMVEINTGQPEAGVLSLIGALSVALALGAGVNLGGELVRAFQRVGLGASGRWARPAARRTRGY; this is encoded by the coding sequence ATGGGGCGGGCGACGGAACGCTTGCGGCGCACCTGGCAGGTCCTGATGGACACGTCACCTCCCGAGCCTCCCGAGGACGAACCGGGCGAGGTCGTCGACGCGCGGGCCATCGACCTGGTGCTGCGGGTCGGCGAGCTGCTGCTGGCCAGCGGCGAGTCCACGGAGCGGGTGAACGAGGCGATGCTCAGCATCGCGGTCGCCTACGAGCTGCCACGGGTCGAGGTCCAGGTGTCGTTCACCAGCCTCCTGGTGTCGGCGCATCCGGGAGGCGCCGCGCTTCCGGTCACCGGCTCCCGCTCCATCCGCCGGCGCACCCCCGCGTACTGGCGGCTCACCGCGCTGCACCAGCTCGTCCAGGACGCCTCGATCGGCATGCTGGACCTGGAGGACGCGCACGCGCGGCTGGCCGTGATCAAACGCGGGCGCGGCCCGTACCCGGCCTGGCTGCTGGTGGTCTCCTTCGGGCTGATCTCCGCCTCGGCGAGCGTGCTGGTCGGCGGCGGGCCGCTGGTGGCGATGACGGCGTTCGTGGCCACGATGCTGGGCGACCGCGCCGCCGCCGCGCTGGCCCGCCGGGGCACCCCCGAGTTCTTCCAGCTCCTGGTGGCCTCCGCGATCGGCGCCTCGATCGCCGTCCTGGTGATCGCGATGGGCGCCCCCGGGCGGGCCTCGACGATCGTTACGGGGGCGATCCTGGCGCTGCTGCCCGGCCGTCCCCTGGTGGCGAGCATCCAGGACGGCATCACCGGCGACCTGGTGAGCGCGGGGGCGCGGTTGCTGGAGGTCTTCTTCATCATCGCCGCGATCGTGGCCGGGCTGGGCGTGGTCGTGTACGCGGCGGTCAAGCTGGACGTAGAGGTCACGGTCGCCCACCTGCCCAGCGCGCCCGCGCTGTTCCAGCCGGTGCCGATCCTCGCGGCGGCGGCGGTGTCCCTGGCGTTCGCCGTGTCGCTGGCGGTGCCCAAGAACGTGCTGTTCGCCGCGGCGGCCGGTGGCGCGGCGATCTGGACCCTCTACGTGTCGCTGCTGAACCTCCAGGTGACCGGGGTCCTGGCCTCGGCGGTCTCCGCCGTCGTCATCGGCCTGTTCGCGAGCATGCTGGCCCGCCACCGGCGGGCGCCGGTGCTGCCGTACGTGGTGCCCGCGATCGCGCCGCTGCTGCCGGGAACGCTCCTCTACCGGGGCATGGTGGAGATCAACACCGGCCAGCCGGAGGCGGGCGTGCTCAGCCTGATCGGGGCGCTCTCGGTGGCGCTGGCGCTGGGCGCCGGGGTCAACCTCGGCGGCGAGCTGGTGCGGGCGTTCCAGCGGGTCGGCCTGGGCGCGTCGGGCCGCTGGGCCCGTCCCGCCGCCCGCCGGACCCGCGGCTACTGA
- a CDS encoding STM4014 family protein — protein MTFTVVGTPGERRTALFAAACRAAGLDEPRVVSWRDVLVGTGPEFAPGALVRIDSPGEDPEVDALLRGPGDPARVGGGAAWYAAFTAGLERIAAAAGRAGARLLNDAGEIAVMFDKRRCHARLSAAGVPVPDALPAVTGYAELRDRMAEAGTRRVFVKPAHGSSASGVVALQTAPGGRIRAVTSAAPAPAGYLNSLRVRAYETEAEVAALIDALAPDGLHVERWIPKAALGGRVLDLRVVVVAGRPTHAVVRTSRSPMTNLHLGGARGDLGAVRDALGEDGWRRALGVCARAAASFPGSLMVGVDLLVQIGWRRFAVGEVNAFGDLLPGLAGLPGGAAEGTDTYGAQVAAVLRRAEPAR, from the coding sequence ATGACCTTCACCGTCGTCGGAACGCCCGGCGAACGCCGGACGGCGCTGTTCGCCGCCGCCTGCCGCGCCGCCGGCCTGGACGAGCCGCGGGTCGTCTCCTGGCGGGACGTCCTGGTCGGGACCGGGCCGGAGTTCGCGCCCGGCGCGCTGGTCCGGATCGACTCGCCGGGCGAGGATCCCGAGGTGGACGCCCTGCTGCGCGGCCCCGGCGATCCGGCGCGGGTGGGCGGGGGAGCCGCGTGGTACGCCGCGTTCACCGCCGGTCTGGAACGGATCGCCGCGGCGGCCGGGCGGGCGGGGGCGCGGCTCCTCAACGACGCGGGCGAGATCGCGGTGATGTTCGACAAGCGGCGCTGCCACGCCCGCCTGAGCGCGGCCGGGGTGCCCGTCCCCGACGCCCTCCCGGCCGTCACCGGATACGCGGAGCTGCGCGACCGGATGGCCGAGGCGGGGACGCGCCGCGTGTTCGTCAAGCCCGCGCACGGCTCGTCGGCCTCCGGCGTCGTCGCGCTGCAGACCGCCCCGGGCGGCCGGATCAGGGCGGTGACCTCGGCGGCGCCCGCCCCCGCCGGATATCTCAACTCGCTGCGGGTGCGCGCCTACGAGACCGAGGCCGAGGTGGCGGCGCTGATCGACGCGCTCGCCCCCGACGGCCTGCACGTGGAGCGGTGGATCCCCAAGGCCGCGCTCGGCGGCCGGGTGCTCGACCTGCGCGTGGTCGTGGTCGCCGGCCGGCCCACCCACGCGGTCGTGCGGACGAGCCGTTCGCCCATGACCAACCTCCACCTGGGCGGTGCGCGCGGTGATCTCGGGGCCGTCCGGGACGCGCTCGGCGAGGACGGGTGGCGGCGGGCGCTCGGCGTGTGCGCGCGGGCGGCGGCCTCCTTTCCCGGGAGCCTGATGGTGGGGGTCGACCTGCTGGTCCAGATCGGCTGGCGGCGGTTCGCGGTCGGCGAGGTCAACGCGTTCGGCGATCTCCTGCCGGGACTGGCCGGCCTGCCCGGCGGTGCCGCCGAGGGGACGGACACCTACGGCGCCCAGGTCGCGGCGGTCCTGCGGCGGGCCGAGCCCGCGAGATGA
- a CDS encoding LysR family transcriptional regulator produces the protein MPSSQRPLLDELLDCPPALLDTTFDQLRTLLVVYETGSALRAARALGREQSSVQKQLDTLNRNCQALCGEVLTLRQGRGKDFLFTPTGENAARLARATLREWLDAVHWSRRRLGRMLTVGTTEFTLPIVSRAWDRVSEELRQREVEFKVVHVRTKDLWSRLESKEVDLICGTIVSTPGGDRRLRDYDVVEYARGRAMLLTNLAEPELPGGGARTSELPALPLVVPQAGLIADFLAGWYGPNFRDRLNVVADIDDVHYGFSLLRSGFVRGCMIVTASIGRRMAERIEPGETPLRSMELHDDLEPKAELMTGAFVRKADLARYDAGHPLNRLWEAVREDARIYTAAPGP, from the coding sequence GTGCCGTCCTCCCAACGTCCCCTCCTCGACGAGCTCCTCGACTGCCCGCCCGCTCTGCTGGACACCACCTTCGACCAGCTCCGGACGCTGCTGGTGGTGTACGAGACCGGCTCCGCGCTGCGGGCGGCGCGGGCCCTCGGGCGCGAGCAGTCCAGCGTGCAGAAGCAGCTCGACACGCTCAACCGCAACTGCCAGGCCCTCTGCGGGGAGGTCCTCACCCTGCGGCAGGGGCGCGGCAAGGACTTCCTGTTCACCCCGACGGGCGAGAACGCGGCACGGCTGGCACGGGCGACGCTGCGGGAGTGGCTGGACGCGGTGCACTGGAGCCGCCGCAGGCTCGGCCGGATGCTCACCGTCGGCACGACCGAGTTCACCCTGCCCATCGTGTCGCGGGCCTGGGACCGGGTGTCGGAGGAGCTGCGGCAGCGGGAGGTGGAGTTCAAGGTCGTCCACGTGCGGACCAAGGACCTGTGGTCGCGGCTGGAGTCCAAGGAGGTGGACCTGATCTGCGGCACCATCGTCAGCACGCCCGGCGGCGACCGGCGGCTGCGCGACTACGACGTCGTGGAGTACGCCCGGGGCCGGGCGATGCTGCTCACCAACCTCGCCGAGCCGGAACTGCCGGGCGGCGGCGCCCGGACCAGCGAGCTGCCCGCCCTGCCCCTGGTGGTGCCGCAGGCCGGGCTGATCGCCGACTTCCTGGCCGGCTGGTACGGGCCCAACTTCCGGGACCGGCTCAACGTCGTCGCGGACATCGACGACGTCCACTACGGGTTCTCGCTGCTGCGCTCAGGTTTCGTCCGCGGCTGCATGATCGTCACGGCCTCCATCGGGCGCCGGATGGCCGAGCGGATCGAGCCGGGGGAGACACCGCTGCGTTCGATGGAGCTGCACGACGACCTGGAGCCGAAGGCGGAGCTGATGACCGGCGCCTTCGTCCGCAAGGCCGACCTGGCACGCTACGACGCCGGCCATCCGCTGAACCGGCTGTGGGAGGCCGTACGCGAGGACGCCCGGATCTACACCGCCGCGCCGGGCCCCTGA
- a CDS encoding STM4012 family radical SAM protein, with amino-acid sequence MTGPYQGYVYAYPHKTAYRPLKPEPPLSEVWAGEDRDALFLYLHIPFCEMRCGFCNLFTRTGAPEELTGAYLDALDRQATAVRDALGDAAFATAAFGGGTPTYLTAPELERLCDIVGRFADLAAIPLGVETSPATATTDRLTVLAERGATRISIGVQSFLDEEVRAAVRPQKRAEVEAALDRIRAAGFPTLNIDLIYGIGGQTPATWLHSLDAALAWSPEELYLYPLYVRPLTGLGRRARDWDDQRLELYRIGRDHLLGHGYEQVSMRMFRRPGAGAADSGTGSPGPGPGSPGTEYCCQTDGMVGLGCGARSYTGGLHYSFEYAVGAGQVRAIIDDYVRETAFGTARVGFALDGDERRRRHLLQSLLQTAGLDRASYRERFGADAADDFDLGPFAERGWLERDGAALRLTPEGLAHSDAIGPALFSPRVRALMGAYEAR; translated from the coding sequence ATGACCGGGCCCTACCAGGGATACGTCTACGCCTACCCCCACAAGACCGCCTACCGGCCTCTGAAGCCGGAGCCGCCGCTCAGCGAGGTGTGGGCGGGGGAGGACCGCGACGCGCTCTTCCTCTACCTGCACATCCCGTTCTGCGAGATGCGCTGCGGCTTCTGCAACCTGTTCACGCGGACGGGCGCGCCGGAAGAGCTCACCGGCGCCTACCTCGACGCGCTCGACCGGCAGGCGACCGCCGTCCGGGACGCGCTGGGCGACGCGGCGTTCGCCACGGCGGCCTTCGGCGGCGGCACCCCCACCTACCTGACCGCCCCCGAGCTGGAACGGCTCTGCGACATCGTCGGCCGTTTCGCCGACCTCGCCGCGATCCCGCTGGGCGTGGAGACGTCCCCGGCCACCGCGACCACCGACCGCCTCACCGTCCTCGCCGAGCGCGGCGCCACCCGGATCTCGATCGGCGTCCAGAGCTTCCTGGACGAGGAGGTCCGCGCCGCCGTACGGCCGCAGAAACGCGCCGAGGTGGAGGCGGCGCTGGACCGCATCCGCGCCGCGGGCTTCCCCACGCTCAACATCGACCTCATCTACGGGATCGGCGGCCAGACCCCGGCCACCTGGCTCCACTCGCTCGACGCCGCGCTGGCCTGGTCGCCCGAGGAGCTGTACCTGTACCCGCTGTACGTCCGGCCGCTGACCGGGCTCGGCCGCCGCGCCCGCGACTGGGACGACCAGCGCCTGGAGCTCTACCGCATCGGCCGCGACCATCTCCTCGGCCACGGGTACGAGCAGGTGTCGATGCGCATGTTCCGCCGCCCCGGCGCGGGCGCCGCGGACTCCGGAACGGGTTCTCCGGGCCCAGGACCGGGCTCCCCGGGGACCGAGTACTGCTGCCAGACCGACGGCATGGTCGGCCTGGGCTGCGGCGCCCGCTCCTATACCGGCGGCCTGCACTACTCGTTCGAGTACGCGGTGGGCGCCGGCCAGGTGCGCGCGATCATCGACGACTACGTGCGCGAGACCGCCTTCGGGACCGCCCGGGTGGGATTCGCCCTGGACGGCGACGAGCGCAGGCGGCGCCACCTGCTCCAGTCGCTGCTCCAGACCGCCGGGCTCGACCGTGCGTCCTACCGCGAGCGGTTCGGCGCCGACGCCGCGGACGACTTCGACCTCGGCCCCTTCGCCGAACGCGGATGGCTGGAGCGGGACGGCGCCGCCCTCCGCCTCACCCCCGAGGGACTGGCCCACTCCGACGCGATCGGCCCGGCGCTGTTCTCCCCGCGCGTGCGCGCCCTCATGGGCGCCTACGAGGCCCGCTGA
- a CDS encoding STM4011 family radical SAM protein, translated as MEHLTILYRGPLASCDYDCPYCPFAKRRDSREQLRADRAALERFTGWVAAQAHDVSVLFTPWGEGLVRSWYRRALVELSHLPQVRRVAIQTNLSHRVEWTAEADLSRLALWSTYHPGQVPYERFLGRCRDLAARGVRFSVGVVGQPEHLGAARRLRADLPGDVYLWVNAAEGRTYTDAEAAEWTALDPLFAHSRHPHPSRGLPCRTGDTVVSVDGEGTVRRCHFVPAVLGNLYDGSFRASLRPRPCSLDACDCHIGYVHLEPLGLYDVFAGGVLERIPRTL; from the coding sequence ATGGAGCACCTGACGATCCTCTACCGGGGGCCGCTGGCCAGCTGCGACTACGACTGCCCGTACTGCCCGTTCGCCAAGCGCCGCGACTCCCGCGAGCAGCTCCGCGCCGACCGGGCCGCCCTCGAACGCTTCACCGGATGGGTCGCCGCGCAGGCACACGACGTCTCGGTGCTGTTCACGCCCTGGGGCGAGGGGCTGGTCCGTTCCTGGTACAGGCGCGCCCTGGTGGAGCTGAGCCACCTCCCGCAGGTCCGCAGGGTCGCGATCCAGACGAACCTCAGCCACCGCGTCGAGTGGACCGCGGAGGCCGATCTCTCCCGGCTGGCCCTGTGGAGCACCTACCACCCCGGGCAGGTGCCGTACGAGCGCTTCCTCGGCAGGTGCCGCGACCTGGCGGCGCGCGGGGTCCGGTTCAGCGTCGGCGTCGTCGGGCAGCCCGAGCACCTCGGCGCCGCCCGGCGGCTCCGCGCCGACCTCCCCGGCGACGTGTACCTGTGGGTGAACGCCGCCGAAGGCCGCACCTACACCGACGCCGAGGCCGCCGAGTGGACCGCGCTCGACCCGCTCTTCGCCCACAGCCGCCACCCTCATCCGAGCCGGGGCCTGCCGTGCCGGACCGGGGACACCGTCGTATCCGTGGACGGCGAGGGCACGGTACGGCGCTGCCACTTCGTCCCCGCCGTCCTCGGCAACCTGTACGACGGCTCGTTCCGGGCGTCCCTGCGGCCCCGCCCCTGCTCCCTGGACGCCTGCGACTGCCATATCGGCTACGTCCACCTGGAGCCGCTCGGCCTCTACGACGTGTTCGCCGGGGGCGTCCTCGAACGCATCCCCCGGACGCTTTGA
- a CDS encoding DUF6745 domain-containing protein: MQTTTSSPSRGDVTLAWQATAFSAGPTGPGEHERAETAVRAAYAAAGLAPPERVVWVPSPAHGTIAAALIAGHREALEKAGLQEYTERLAPLIALPGGAGGSVREAVRTLPWEKARTAASSELGPREWAHVWARTGGRLWNQVNDLVDRVRRAIGELAGDDAEATALLRGATLDAVLGQHDAPFLALADHLGRLDGDGHPGDALSAMAEVARNAGWWWPYERIAILSERPAELHRDEPGRLHRGDGPALAYSDGFSLHAWRGMPMQAGFIESLTDLTPARIDAEENAEQRRVMLEIYGYDRYLAETGAKPQQRDSTGVLWRIPVRDDEDVVMVEVVNSTPEPDGSYRTYFLRVPPRTLTARQGVAWTFGLDARDYTPQQQT, from the coding sequence GTGCAGACCACGACTTCGAGCCCGTCGCGCGGCGACGTCACCCTCGCCTGGCAGGCCACCGCCTTCTCCGCCGGTCCCACCGGGCCCGGGGAGCACGAGCGGGCCGAGACAGCCGTCCGGGCGGCCTACGCCGCCGCGGGCCTCGCCCCTCCCGAACGCGTCGTGTGGGTGCCCTCGCCCGCGCACGGCACGATCGCCGCCGCCCTGATCGCCGGTCACCGCGAGGCGCTGGAGAAGGCGGGCCTCCAGGAGTACACCGAACGCCTCGCGCCGCTCATCGCCCTGCCCGGCGGCGCGGGCGGCAGCGTACGCGAGGCCGTCCGCACCCTCCCGTGGGAGAAGGCGCGCACCGCCGCCAGCTCGGAGCTGGGCCCGCGGGAGTGGGCGCACGTCTGGGCGCGGACGGGCGGGCGCCTGTGGAACCAGGTCAACGACCTGGTCGACCGTGTACGGCGGGCCATCGGCGAGCTGGCCGGTGACGACGCCGAAGCCACCGCACTGCTGCGCGGCGCCACCCTGGACGCCGTCCTCGGCCAGCACGACGCCCCGTTCCTCGCGCTGGCCGACCATCTCGGGCGGTTGGACGGTGACGGGCACCCCGGCGACGCGCTGTCGGCGATGGCGGAGGTCGCGCGGAACGCGGGCTGGTGGTGGCCGTACGAGCGGATCGCGATCCTCTCCGAACGGCCGGCCGAGCTGCATCGCGACGAGCCGGGGCGGCTGCACCGGGGCGACGGCCCCGCGCTGGCCTACTCGGACGGGTTCTCGCTGCACGCCTGGCGGGGCATGCCGATGCAGGCGGGGTTCATCGAGTCGCTCACCGACCTGACCCCGGCCCGGATCGACGCCGAGGAGAACGCCGAGCAGCGCCGGGTCATGCTGGAGATCTACGGCTACGACCGCTACCTGGCCGAGACCGGCGCCAAGCCGCAGCAGCGGGACAGCACCGGTGTGCTGTGGCGCATCCCGGTCCGCGACGACGAGGACGTCGTCATGGTGGAGGTGGTCAACTCCACTCCCGAGCCCGACGGGTCGTACCGCACCTACTTCCTCCGGGTCCCGCCCCGCACGCTGACCGCCCGCCAGGGCGTGGCGTGGACGTTCGGCCTGGACGCGCGCGACTACACCCCCCAGCAGCAGACCTGA